The genomic region TGGCACCGATTCCCACGGAGCCCAAAGCGCAGTTCCAGCACGCGGCATTCGCGTGGGGTCAACGCCACCAAGATGCGTTCCAGATGGCAGGAGAGCAGTTCGCGGCTGACGATGTCGAACGGCGAGGGGCTTTGTTCGTCGGAGATGAAGTCGGCGAGTTCGGTCTCGTCTTCATCGTTCATCGGCGACGCCAGGCTGACGGTGTGATGACTGACGTTGAGCGCATGGGCAACCTGTTCAGGGCTGAGGTCGCAAGCGTCGGCGAGTTCTTCCACCGTGGGCGGGCGTTCCAGTTCTTGCATCAGGCGGCGCTGTTCGCGGTGAATGCGGTTCAGGCGTTCGTGCATGTGCACCGGCAGGCGGATGGTGCGCCCCTGGTCGGCGACGGCGCGGGTAATGGCTTGCCGAATCCACCAGGTGGCGTAGGTGCTGAATTTGTAGCCGCGCGTGTGGTCAAACCGTTCGACCGCCCGCATCAACCCAATGTTGCCTTCCTGGATGAGGTCGAGCAGAGAGACACCTTGCCCCATGTAGCGCTTGGCAATGCTCACCACCAGCCGAAAGTTGGCTTTGATGAGATGGTCGCGGGCACATTCACCTTCGCGGATGAGCGCGCGCAAGCGGGCTTCTTCGTCGGGGTCGAGTGAGTGGTCGCCGGCGGCTTCAAGCAGGGCGGCGGCTTCGCGCCCGCGGACAATGGCTTCCGCCAGGGCGCTTTCTTCTTGCGGCGTCAGCAGGGGAATACTGCTGATTTCACGCAAGTAGAGCGCCATGTTGTCGTCGGTATTCACATTGTCAAAGGTAGGCGGCGTGTGGCGGCGGTGGTGGGGAAGGGCTTTCACCTTCACCCCTTTCATTTCCAACCACTCAATCAACGCATCGCGCGCCTGGGGGTCGTGCTGAATGTCGGGCACGTGCCGTGCAAGGTCTTGCTCGTGCAGGTAGCCGCGTTGTTGCCCCAAATGCAAAAGCGGTTGTAGAACGTCCAGATGTCGGATAGCGGTCATGTGCCGTCTCCCGGTGCGCTTGATTGGTTGTGTGGTTGGTTGGGAAGCAGGAGTTGGTGTTTATTGTCAAGTATAGCAAAAATGAAACCAAATTTCAACCCCTTTTTTGTGCTATTTTTGGTAAATCTTTTGACCTATTCATACAAAAATTGCAAGGACAAAAGTCCTTTTTCGGGCGATATGCGGTATTCAGGCGTTGAAGTGCTGTTTGGGGACAGATGAATTGACGGAATGCGGCATCGCCCGATAATGCGCCTATCACCGAACCGATGGGGGAACTTCGATGAGCAAGCAGATGAGGCTGACGGAAGCGATTGAGCGCTTCATCCCTGATGGCAGTGTTGTGGCGTTGGGCACATGCCTCGAAGCCGCCATTCCATTTGCGGCGGGGCATGAGATCATTCGCCAACACCGGCGCGATTTGACCCTGGTGGGTCCAGTCTCGGATATTTTGTTCGACCAGTTGGTCGGGGCGGGGTGTGTGCGCCGGATTTCGGCGGCGTGGGTTGGCAATATGAGCGCCGGGCTGGCGCATTGTGTGCGCCGTGCCGTCGAAGAGGGCATTCCCGCACCTGTGGAAATCCGCGACCACAGCACTTTCAGCATTGGGCTGGCGTTGCTGGCGGCGGGGTTGGGCGCGCCCTTCATCCCCACCCGCACGCTCATGGGCTCGGATTTGCCGCTGGAAAACCCTGATCTGATTGAAAGCACCAACCCGCTCAACGAGTTGGGCGAACCGATTTTGCTGGTGCGCGCTCTGCAACCGGATGTGCTCATTTTACACGTCCAGCGTGCCGATGTTGACGGGCATGCGCACTACTGGGGACCGCTTGGCGTCACCCGTGAGGCGGTGTTAGCGGCGCGGCGCATCATCATCACCGCCGAAGAAATTGTGCCGCGCGAAACCCTTTTGCGCGACCCCAACCGTATCGTCGCGCCCGCGCACAAGGTGGCGGCCGTGGTGCATCTGCCTGGCGGGGCGCATCCTTCCCCCCTCTACGGCTATTACGACCGCGACCACGCGTTTTTTGAGGAGTACCACGCCCGTACGCGCACCGTGGAGGGGTTTGAAGCGTGGTTGCGTGAGTGGGTGCTTGATACGCCCGACCGCAACGCCTATTTGCGCCGTTTGGGTGAAGCGCGTTGGCAGGCGTTGCAGGCGGCGCGCCCCCAAGCCTGAACCAACGTCCAGCGAGAAGGAGTGCAGACCAATGACGTTCACACCACGCGAAATGATGGTTATTGCCGCCGCGCGTGAAATCCGTGACGGCGAGATTGTGTTTGTCGGCATACGTTTGCCCTTGGTGGCGTTTGTTGTGGCGAAGCAGACCCATGCGCCCAATGCCGTGGGCTACTTTGGGAGCGGCTTGATTCGTGAGACGCTCCCCGCAACCCTGCTCTACACCGTATCCGACCCCGCGAACGTCGAGGGGGCGGCATGGGCGGGCAGCTTGGTGGATGTGATGGGCTTGCTCGCGACGGGGCACGTGGATGTGGGCTTTTTGGGCGGCGCACAGGTAGACCGCTTTGGCAACCTGAACACCACGCGCATCGGGCCGGCGCGTGCGCCCCGCATGCGTTTGCCCGGAAGCGGCGGCGCAGCGGACATTGCTGCCTTTGCCAAGCGCACCGTCATTCTCATGCCGCATGAACCGCACCGCCTGGTGGAAGAGGTAGACTACATAACTTCACCCGGTTATGGCACTGGTGATGACTGGCGCGCACAGGTGGGTTTGCCAGGGGGAGGTCCTTCTGCCATCATTACCACATTGGGCGTGTTGCGTTTTGATGAACACGGCGAAGCCTACCTGGCGTCGTATCACCCTTTCACCACACCCGAAGAGGTGCGCGCACACACTGGCTGGGATCTGCGGATTGCGCCCAATGTTGCCATGACCCCGCCACCAACCGATGCCGAATTGCAGGCATTACGCGCCTACGACCCCGAAGGCGTCTGGGTGGGAACACCATGACGATATTCTAACATTCTTCTAGCACCATTCTAACAAGTCTCGCCCAAAACTTGGGCAAGTTGTTGTGTAGAATGAGCCAGACTGTCCAGACTGTTTGGAGGCGACCATGTCACGGTACAGTTCACTCTTTGGACCCCGGCATCTGGCATTGCAGGCGGAGATTGACCGCCTGTTCGACCAGATGATTGCCGAAGGGGTGGCGCGTGTGTATCGCCAATCGCATGCGTGGACGCCACCGCTTGATGTCTTTGAGACGGAGCAAGCGTATGTGGTACGCATGGAAATCGCCGGCATGCGTACCGAAGACTTTGACATTCTCTTTCAAGAAGGTGTGTTGCTGATTCGCGGAACGCGGCCTGAGCCGCAATCGCCGCCGCGCACCTACCACCAATCGCAAATCCGATACGGCGAGTTTATTGCCGCTGTGCGCTTTCCCGATGATGTTCTGGTGGATGAGGTCGAGGCGGTCTATGACAATGGGTTTTTGCATGTAACGTTGCCCAAGAAAGCCAAGAACACGTCGCACTGATGCAAAAC from Ardenticatena maritima harbors:
- a CDS encoding Hsp20/alpha crystallin family protein; the encoded protein is MSRYSSLFGPRHLALQAEIDRLFDQMIAEGVARVYRQSHAWTPPLDVFETEQAYVVRMEIAGMRTEDFDILFQEGVLLIRGTRPEPQSPPRTYHQSQIRYGEFIAAVRFPDDVLVDEVEAVYDNGFLHVTLPKKAKNTSH
- a CDS encoding CoA-transferase subunit beta codes for the protein MTFTPREMMVIAAAREIRDGEIVFVGIRLPLVAFVVAKQTHAPNAVGYFGSGLIRETLPATLLYTVSDPANVEGAAWAGSLVDVMGLLATGHVDVGFLGGAQVDRFGNLNTTRIGPARAPRMRLPGSGGAADIAAFAKRTVILMPHEPHRLVEEVDYITSPGYGTGDDWRAQVGLPGGGPSAIITTLGVLRFDEHGEAYLASYHPFTTPEEVRAHTGWDLRIAPNVAMTPPPTDAELQALRAYDPEGVWVGTP
- a CDS encoding CoA transferase subunit A codes for the protein MRLTEAIERFIPDGSVVALGTCLEAAIPFAAGHEIIRQHRRDLTLVGPVSDILFDQLVGAGCVRRISAAWVGNMSAGLAHCVRRAVEEGIPAPVEIRDHSTFSIGLALLAAGLGAPFIPTRTLMGSDLPLENPDLIESTNPLNELGEPILLVRALQPDVLILHVQRADVDGHAHYWGPLGVTREAVLAARRIIITAEEIVPRETLLRDPNRIVAPAHKVAAVVHLPGGAHPSPLYGYYDRDHAFFEEYHARTRTVEGFEAWLREWVLDTPDRNAYLRRLGEARWQALQAARPQA
- a CDS encoding sigma-70 family RNA polymerase sigma factor, whose translation is MTAIRHLDVLQPLLHLGQQRGYLHEQDLARHVPDIQHDPQARDALIEWLEMKGVKVKALPHHRRHTPPTFDNVNTDDNMALYLREISSIPLLTPQEESALAEAIVRGREAAALLEAAGDHSLDPDEEARLRALIREGECARDHLIKANFRLVVSIAKRYMGQGVSLLDLIQEGNIGLMRAVERFDHTRGYKFSTYATWWIRQAITRAVADQGRTIRLPVHMHERLNRIHREQRRLMQELERPPTVEELADACDLSPEQVAHALNVSHHTVSLASPMNDEDETELADFISDEQSPSPFDIVSRELLSCHLERILVALTPRECRVLELRFGLRGNRCHTLEEIGEKFGVTRERIRQIESRALEKLRNPRRARTLRDYLA